A portion of the Oligoflexus sp. genome contains these proteins:
- a CDS encoding AI-2E family transporter, with protein MKEVYGPHLWQIRVVRDLVLIAVVIAFFNFVRWLWPIFMPIFVALLLAYLFNPTLHKARSRWNWSRPLTAGMIIGAATLILIGFFVWLWPIAAEQARGLAEKLPQYLQTLAERTNIPIGDVNGQLQKLVSGQPGEANPDLVKEVLSRSGRAYEIIKNVVGATSYAMLLFLLIPIYFFFFAWHFDEMIRYFDRFIPVSQRSRVEKIVRKMDQATATFFRGRVLVSLMVAVLYSVGWWLADVPYWFILGTLAGALNVIPFASGVFWPVAVLAKYLDTLGGDGGASLVAILVWPSVVFFVVQFLEGWVLSPWVQSDQMDMSAATVLIVVFIGGEIAGFFGLLLAIPVAACLKILFEEVVEPRMLQRAATT; from the coding sequence GTGAAAGAAGTCTATGGTCCTCATCTTTGGCAGATCCGCGTGGTGCGGGATCTTGTTCTGATTGCCGTTGTGATCGCCTTTTTCAATTTTGTGAGGTGGCTCTGGCCCATCTTCATGCCGATCTTCGTGGCACTTCTTTTGGCCTATCTCTTCAATCCCACCCTGCATAAAGCGAGGTCCCGTTGGAACTGGTCCCGCCCCCTGACGGCCGGCATGATCATAGGCGCCGCCACCCTGATCCTGATTGGATTCTTCGTCTGGCTCTGGCCGATCGCCGCGGAACAGGCGCGCGGGCTTGCGGAAAAGCTGCCGCAATACCTTCAAACCCTGGCCGAGCGCACCAACATCCCCATCGGTGACGTCAATGGTCAGCTGCAAAAACTCGTCTCGGGTCAGCCCGGCGAAGCCAACCCGGATCTTGTGAAAGAGGTTTTATCCCGCAGCGGCCGCGCCTATGAGATCATCAAAAATGTGGTCGGCGCCACCAGCTATGCAATGCTGCTCTTTCTTCTGATCCCCATCTATTTCTTTTTCTTCGCCTGGCACTTTGATGAAATGATCCGATACTTCGATCGCTTTATCCCCGTGAGCCAGCGCAGTCGCGTGGAAAAAATCGTTCGCAAAATGGATCAGGCGACAGCCACGTTTTTCCGCGGCCGTGTTTTGGTCTCGCTGATGGTGGCCGTGCTCTATTCAGTGGGCTGGTGGCTCGCCGATGTTCCCTACTGGTTTATCCTGGGAACCCTGGCTGGAGCCTTGAATGTCATTCCCTTTGCTTCAGGCGTTTTCTGGCCGGTCGCTGTGCTGGCGAAATACTTGGATACTTTGGGCGGTGATGGAGGAGCCAGCCTGGTTGCGATTCTGGTCTGGCCCAGCGTCGTCTTCTTTGTCGTTCAGTTCCTGGAAGGCTGGGTGCTGAGTCCCTGGGTGCAGAGTGATCAGATGGATATGAGCGCGGCGACTGTCCTGATCGTGGTCTTTATCGGTGGCGAGATCGCTGGTTTCTTTGGCCTCTTGCTGGCGATTCCGGTGGCGGCCTGCCTCAAGATACTTTTTGAAGAGGTGGTCGAACCACGCATG